In the Candidatus Bathyarchaeia archaeon genome, CCTCTGCCAAAGCTGGCGTGCATGTGCAGTTTAGGTTCGCCTGCCTCGTTGCGGAACAGGGTGCCTACGCCTACGACTTCACTGACCCCTGAAAGAAGCGTCACAACAGGCTCTATGGGTAGGGCGTAGCCGTCTTTGGGTCCCACCACAACGCGTCCCTGCTCTTTGATGCCGCCGACCAAGAAGCACAGGGCGCTGGTTAGGTTCTGCTGTTTGGCGAATTGTTCCAGCACATCTGGGATGTGGTCGTTGTCGTGTAATCGGAGTATGAATATTCTGCCCATTTTGGCTTGTGTAAACTGCACGTATTTAGCCTCAACCCTAAGTGCGGGGTGGGAAATAAAAAAGGTTTTCAGAAAGAAAAGAAACAGACATAAAACTACCTAAAACTCAAGAAGGTTCACGGGGAGCCTGCTGTTACTGCTGTTTAGAGCCTGTAAAGGTATAAGGGTTCTTCTGCTTGTTGCTTCTTTTTCTCCGCAGATTTTCTGCGGGACGCGCTGTCTTTTTCGTCAGCATCGCCGGGAATCAGTTGAGCACATCTTGAAGTGCAAACGTCAACTTCTGATTCTGATTCTTGCGCCAATTATTCATCCTCCAATTTTTCTAAGGAACAAATCGGTTAATAAATTCAGCTAATAAAGGT is a window encoding:
- a CDS encoding PPC domain-containing DNA-binding protein, which produces MQFTQAKMGRIFILRLHDNDHIPDVLEQFAKQQNLTSALCFLVGGIKEQGRVVVGPKDGYALPIEPVVTLLSGVSEVVGVGTLFRNEAGEPKLHMHASFGRGEKVITGCVRRGIDVWTIGEVIVLELADAEAKRVMDKQTGFELLELSQSTQES